The Methanocaldococcus jannaschii DSM 2661 genome has a segment encoding these proteins:
- a CDS encoding DUF7839 domain-containing protein produces MKKRNITEFQVLSEIIRKQPHIKQKEIAENLGITVQAVSEHIRNLVKEGYVKSRGRGEYVVTEKGLRKLKNWISEFKDYLDEINTAVYRYKDIWPAIADEDVKDGETVYLFMKNGLLYASKQPKGEAKAKALYGGKKGEDIAICEIKGIIDVPKGKVIVFRIPPEVVGGSRAVDFNLIKENIDNLDDYVIATMGTVAYVVACKLGLKPDIRFAVPEAIVNACNRGCNVIALITGKMAEKVIKKLDNAKISYTVLDATKENK; encoded by the coding sequence ATGAAAAAAAGAAATATAACTGAATTTCAAGTTCTATCTGAAATTATAAGAAAACAACCTCATATAAAACAGAAAGAAATAGCTGAGAATTTAGGAATAACAGTTCAAGCAGTTTCAGAACACATAAGAAATTTAGTTAAAGAGGGTTATGTGAAATCAAGGGGTAGAGGGGAGTATGTAGTTACTGAAAAAGGTTTAAGAAAGTTAAAAAACTGGATATCAGAGTTTAAAGATTATTTGGATGAAATAAACACTGCTGTTTATAGATACAAGGATATATGGCCAGCTATAGCTGATGAAGATGTTAAAGATGGAGAAACAGTATATTTGTTTATGAAAAATGGTCTGTTATATGCATCAAAACAGCCAAAAGGAGAAGCAAAAGCAAAGGCATTGTATGGTGGAAAGAAAGGTGAAGATATAGCCATCTGTGAAATTAAAGGAATTATTGATGTGCCTAAAGGGAAAGTTATTGTATTTAGAATTCCTCCTGAAGTCGTTGGTGGTTCAAGAGCTGTGGATTTCAATTTGATAAAGGAGAATATCGATAACTTAGATGATTATGTCATTGCTACTATGGGAACCGTTGCCTATGTTGTTGCATGTAAGTTAGGACTTAAACCAGACATAAGATTTGCCGTTCCTGAAGCTATTGTAAATGCATGTAATAGAGGTTGTAATGTTATCGCTTTAATAACTGGAAAAATGGCTGAAAAAGTCATTAAAAAGCTTGATAATGCGAAAATTAGCTATACTGTATTAGATGCCACAAAAGAAAATAAATAA
- a CDS encoding DUF2121 family protein has product MSLIICYYGKNGAVIGGDRRQIFFRGSEENRKILEEKLYSGEIKSEEELYKLAEKLNIKIIIEDDREKVRKISDSVVCGEVRSLGIDAKRRRVYATKGKCAIVDILNDTVTNQTIKEGFGIVVLGNRFLKKKAEEELKRTAKLFPMMPIQQIEDAIKEIFEKLKWHPTVSKEYDIYSVNKYEKNFEEVIKKDIESLFKYREQLRKQLIDFGKVMSIVNKIVKNGEIGVIKDGKLHLYDDYIAIDKIDPNPKVFKVVDVEGNFKDGDIVVIENGDMKIKGTNEKVTTKYIIIHK; this is encoded by the coding sequence GTGAGTTTAATTATTTGCTACTATGGTAAAAATGGGGCTGTAATTGGAGGAGATAGAAGGCAAATATTTTTTAGAGGTAGTGAGGAGAATAGAAAGATTTTAGAAGAAAAACTATACAGTGGGGAGATAAAATCTGAAGAGGAACTTTATAAATTGGCAGAAAAGCTTAACATTAAAATTATAATTGAAGATGATAGGGAAAAAGTTAGAAAGATATCTGATTCAGTAGTATGTGGAGAAGTTAGGAGCTTAGGAATTGATGCAAAGAGAAGGAGGGTTTATGCAACAAAAGGGAAATGTGCCATTGTTGATATATTAAACGACACAGTTACAAATCAAACAATAAAAGAAGGTTTTGGAATTGTAGTTCTTGGAAACAGATTCTTAAAAAAGAAAGCTGAGGAGGAATTAAAAAGAACAGCTAAATTATTCCCAATGATGCCTATACAACAGATAGAAGATGCAATAAAAGAAATTTTTGAGAAATTAAAGTGGCATCCTACAGTGAGTAAAGAGTATGACATTTACAGTGTGAATAAATATGAAAAGAACTTTGAGGAAGTTATTAAAAAGGATATTGAGAGCCTATTTAAATATAGGGAACAGTTGAGGAAACAACTCATAGATTTTGGAAAGGTTATGAGTATAGTCAATAAAATTGTAAAAAATGGAGAAATTGGAGTTATTAAAGATGGAAAACTTCACTTATATGATGATTATATAGCTATCGATAAGATAGACCCAAATCCAAAGGTATTTAAAGTTGTGGATGTGGAAGGCAACTTTAAAGATGGTGATATAGTAGTTATTGAAAATGGAGATATGAAAATAAAAGGGACTAATGAGAAAGTAACAACCAAATATATCATAATTCATAAATAA
- the nikR gene encoding nickel-responsive transcriptional regulator NikR, which yields MTEMDRISISLPSKLLREFDEIIAERGYASRSEAIRDAIRDYIIKHKWIHSLEGERAGSISVIYNHHASDVMEKITEIQHNYTDIIVATLHLHLDHDHCLETILVRGDAKRIRELTDRLTALKGVKQVKLSVMVPGGQIPE from the coding sequence ATGACAGAGATGGATAGGATAAGTATATCTTTACCTTCAAAGCTTCTTAGGGAGTTTGATGAAATTATTGCTGAAAGAGGATATGCAAGTAGAAGTGAAGCAATAAGAGATGCTATTAGAGACTATATAATAAAACACAAATGGATTCACAGCTTAGAAGGGGAAAGAGCTGGAAGTATAAGCGTAATTTACAACCATCATGCCTCAGATGTTATGGAAAAAATTACTGAAATTCAACACAATTATACTGATATTATCGTTGCTACCTTACATTTACACTTAGACCACGACCACTGCTTAGAAACAATATTGGTTAGAGGAGACGCTAAGAGGATTAGGGAATTAACAGATAGATTAACAGCCTTAAAAGGAGTTAAACAAGTTAAGTTAAGTGTTATGGTTCCAGGAGGACAGATTCCAGAATAA
- a CDS encoding acylphosphatase has product MITTYELIIYGRVQHVGFRDRIEHIGRGLGISGVVYNHKDGTVRILANFDDEEIKELFKKSIKALEKKDKLIKIEKIEEKELNAYIEFPEGISRLSSDDILELNKKLDEGVKYIKLIFSELEEHKKILLDIKDTQIKTIKVLNEIKELLEKKL; this is encoded by the coding sequence ATGATAACAACTTATGAGCTGATAATATATGGTAGAGTCCAGCATGTTGGATTTAGAGATAGGATTGAACATATAGGTAGAGGCTTAGGCATCTCTGGAGTTGTGTATAATCATAAGGACGGAACTGTTAGAATCTTAGCAAACTTTGATGATGAGGAGATTAAAGAGCTATTTAAAAAGAGTATTAAGGCACTGGAAAAGAAGGATAAGCTTATAAAGATTGAGAAGATTGAGGAAAAAGAATTAAATGCTTATATTGAGTTTCCGGAAGGGATAAGTAGGTTGTCTTCTGATGATATTTTGGAGCTGAATAAAAAGCTGGATGAGGGAGTTAAGTATATTAAGTTGATATTTTCTGAATTAGAAGAACATAAAAAAATATTGTTAGATATTAAGGATACACAGATAAAAACTATTAAAGTGCTAAATGAAATTAAGGAATTATTGGAGAAAAAACTCTAA
- the surE gene encoding 5'/3'-nucleotidase SurE, which yields MEILIVNDDGIYSPSLIALYNALKEKFSDANITIVAPTNQQSGIGRAISLFEPLRMTKVKLAKDIVGYAVSGTPTDCVILGIYQILKKVPDLVISGINIGENLGTEIMTSGTLGAAFEAAHHGAKSIASSLQITSDHLKFKELDIPINFEIPAKITAKIAEKYLDYDMPCDVLNINIPENATLETPIEITRLARKMYTTHVEERIDPRGRSYYWIDGYPIFEEEEDTDVYVLRKKRHISITPLTLDTTIKNLDEFKEKYGKILCEM from the coding sequence ATGGAAATATTAATAGTTAATGATGATGGGATTTATTCACCCTCATTGATAGCATTATACAATGCTTTAAAAGAGAAGTTTAGTGATGCAAACATAACCATAGTTGCTCCAACAAATCAGCAGAGTGGGATTGGTAGGGCTATAAGCCTATTTGAACCGCTGAGGATGACAAAGGTTAAGTTAGCAAAGGACATTGTCGGTTATGCAGTTTCTGGAACGCCTACTGATTGTGTAATCTTAGGAATATATCAAATATTAAAAAAAGTTCCAGATTTGGTTATTTCTGGGATAAATATTGGAGAGAATTTAGGGACAGAGATAATGACTTCTGGAACATTAGGGGCTGCGTTTGAAGCTGCTCATCATGGAGCTAAATCTATAGCTTCTTCATTACAAATAACTTCAGACCACTTAAAATTTAAAGAGTTGGATATACCAATAAACTTTGAAATCCCAGCAAAAATAACTGCAAAAATTGCTGAGAAATATTTAGATTATGACATGCCTTGTGATGTTTTAAATATAAACATTCCAGAAAACGCAACTTTAGAAACCCCTATAGAAATTACAAGATTAGCAAGAAAGATGTATACAACACATGTTGAAGAGAGAATAGACCCAAGAGGGAGGAGTTATTACTGGATTGATGGCTATCCGATATTTGAAGAGGAGGAAGATACAGATGTTTATGTTCTAAGAAAAAAGAGACATATCTCAATAACTCCTCTAACTTTAGATACAACTATCAAGAATTTAGATGAATTTAAGGAAAAATATGGGAAGATTCTTTGTGAGATGTAG
- a CDS encoding M42 family metallopeptidase, which yields MSVVEYLKKLSKLHGISGREDSVREFMKKELEKYCDSVEIDNFGNLIAKRGNKGKKIMIAAHMDEIGLMVKYIDDNGFLKFTKIGGIYDPTILNQKVVVHGSKGDLIGVLGSKPPHRMKEEEKTKIIKYEDMFIDIGAESREEAIEMGVNIGTWVSFLSEVYDLGKNRLTGKAFDDRVGCAVLLEVMKRLSEEDIDCQVYAVGTVQEEVGLKGARVSAFKINPDVAIALDVTIAGDHPGIKKEDAPVDLGKGPVVGIVDASGRGLIAHPKVLDMIKAVSEKYKIDVQWEVGEGGTTDATAIHLTREGIPTGVISVPARYIHTPVEVIDKRDLEKTVELVYNCIKEVNNFF from the coding sequence ATGTCAGTTGTTGAATACTTAAAAAAGCTCTCAAAACTACATGGAATATCTGGGAGGGAGGATAGTGTTAGAGAGTTTATGAAAAAAGAGTTGGAAAAATACTGTGATTCCGTTGAAATTGATAACTTTGGGAATTTAATAGCAAAGAGAGGGAATAAAGGAAAGAAGATTATGATAGCAGCTCACATGGATGAGATTGGTTTGATGGTTAAATATATTGACGATAATGGTTTCTTAAAATTCACAAAGATTGGAGGCATTTATGACCCAACAATATTAAACCAAAAGGTTGTTGTTCATGGAAGTAAAGGGGATTTAATTGGTGTTTTAGGCTCAAAACCTCCACACAGAATGAAAGAAGAAGAAAAAACCAAAATAATTAAATATGAAGATATGTTTATAGACATTGGAGCTGAGAGTAGGGAAGAGGCTATAGAAATGGGGGTTAATATAGGAACATGGGTTTCTTTTTTAAGTGAGGTTTATGATTTAGGTAAAAATAGATTAACTGGAAAGGCATTTGATGATAGGGTGGGATGTGCTGTTCTCTTAGAAGTTATGAAAAGGTTATCTGAAGAAGATATTGACTGTCAGGTCTATGCAGTGGGAACTGTCCAAGAGGAAGTTGGATTAAAAGGGGCAAGAGTCTCTGCCTTTAAAATAAATCCAGATGTTGCCATTGCGTTAGATGTTACTATAGCAGGAGACCATCCAGGAATTAAAAAAGAAGATGCTCCGGTAGATTTAGGTAAGGGGCCAGTGGTTGGAATAGTAGATGCATCTGGTAGAGGGTTGATAGCTCATCCAAAAGTCTTAGATATGATTAAAGCTGTTTCTGAAAAGTATAAAATAGATGTTCAGTGGGAAGTTGGTGAGGGAGGAACTACAGATGCAACAGCCATTCATTTAACAAGAGAGGGAATTCCAACTGGTGTTATCTCTGTTCCAGCAAGATATATACATACTCCAGTTGAAGTTATTGATAAGAGAGATTTAGAAAAAACTGTGGAATTGGTTTATAATTGCATAAAAGAGGTCAATAATTTCTTCTAA
- the minD gene encoding septum site-determining protein MinD: MAIAIAIASGKGGTGKTTISANLAVALAKFGKKVAVLDADIAMANLELIMGLEGKPVTLNDVLAGKADIKDAIYEGPEGVLVIPAGVSLEKFRRAKPEKLEEVLKAIHDLVEILIIDCPAGIGKETLIAISSADGLIVVVNPEISSISDALKIIAITKRLGTDIIGAIVNRVSNESTELGVKAIETILEVPVIGVVPEDPHVRKAAAFGTPLVIMYPDSPAAQAIMEIAAKLIGAKYEAQLKKKKESFISKFIKGLFGRR, from the coding sequence ATGGCAATAGCTATCGCGATAGCATCTGGAAAAGGAGGTACTGGAAAGACAACGATATCTGCAAATCTTGCTGTGGCTCTTGCAAAATTTGGAAAAAAAGTGGCTGTTTTGGACGCTGATATAGCAATGGCAAACTTAGAGCTTATCATGGGGTTAGAAGGAAAGCCAGTAACCTTAAACGATGTGTTGGCTGGTAAAGCAGATATAAAGGACGCAATTTATGAAGGTCCTGAAGGAGTTTTAGTTATTCCAGCAGGTGTTTCATTAGAAAAGTTCAGAAGAGCTAAACCAGAAAAACTTGAGGAAGTTTTAAAGGCAATACATGATTTAGTTGAGATTTTAATTATTGACTGTCCAGCAGGTATTGGAAAAGAGACTTTAATAGCAATATCATCAGCAGATGGTTTAATTGTCGTTGTAAATCCAGAGATATCCTCAATATCAGATGCATTAAAAATTATCGCTATAACAAAAAGATTGGGAACTGACATCATTGGGGCTATTGTTAATAGGGTTTCAAATGAGAGTACAGAGTTGGGGGTTAAAGCTATAGAGACAATTTTAGAAGTTCCTGTTATAGGTGTTGTTCCAGAGGACCCTCATGTTAGGAAGGCAGCTGCATTTGGAACACCTCTCGTTATTATGTATCCAGATTCTCCAGCCGCTCAAGCAATCATGGAGATAGCAGCTAAGTTAATTGGAGCTAAATATGAAGCACAACTTAAGAAGAAGAAAGAATCATTCATATCTAAGTTTATTAAAGGATTGTTCGGGAGGAGATAA
- a CDS encoding archaeosine biosynthesis radical SAM protein RaSEA — translation MNQIINDNYREFLKKLRERHLKKRKVKDKNKPIAVWMQDDIYRDFSIGKSLTIILRTEGCYYAKEGGCLMCSYLMDSSPEKITAENIINQFNYAIEKYKEKIKDLKDFSVKIFTSGSFLDDREVPKEARNYIFKKLSEFDNLKEVAIESRPEFIDEDKLNEIRKYLDVNVEIGVGIESFNEEIREKAINKGITNEQIIRAIELAKNYNIGIKAYLLIKPLFITEKEAIYDSISSANKCIELGCSRISFCPATVHKGSVMEFFFNKNQYRPPFLWSIIEILKEVKKSNPKALIMCDTSGVGSERGAHNLYNCKCNKLIKERLERFTLTQDINVLNVECECKNIWNAYIEVENKNIVPLGDERKLLL, via the coding sequence ATGAACCAAATTATTAATGATAATTATAGGGAATTCTTAAAAAAATTAAGAGAGAGACATTTAAAAAAGAGAAAAGTTAAAGATAAAAATAAACCTATTGCTGTGTGGATGCAAGATGATATATATAGAGATTTCAGCATAGGAAAGTCCCTTACAATAATTTTAAGGACAGAAGGCTGTTATTATGCAAAAGAAGGAGGCTGTTTAATGTGTTCCTATTTAATGGACTCCTCTCCTGAAAAAATAACTGCTGAAAATATAATAAATCAGTTTAATTATGCGATTGAGAAATATAAAGAAAAAATAAAAGATTTAAAAGATTTCAGCGTTAAAATATTCACTTCTGGAAGTTTTTTGGATGATAGAGAAGTTCCTAAAGAGGCAAGAAATTATATTTTCAAAAAACTTAGCGAATTTGATAATTTAAAAGAAGTGGCTATTGAATCAAGACCTGAATTTATTGATGAAGACAAATTAAACGAAATTAGAAAATATTTGGATGTTAATGTTGAAATTGGGGTTGGAATAGAAAGTTTTAATGAAGAAATTAGAGAAAAAGCAATTAACAAAGGAATAACAAATGAACAAATAATTAGAGCTATAGAATTGGCTAAAAACTACAACATTGGGATAAAAGCTTATTTATTAATAAAACCTCTATTCATAACTGAAAAAGAGGCAATTTATGACTCAATATCTTCAGCAAATAAGTGTATAGAGTTGGGATGTTCAAGAATATCCTTTTGCCCAGCTACTGTGCATAAAGGTAGTGTGATGGAATTCTTTTTCAACAAAAATCAATACCGCCCTCCATTTCTATGGAGTATAATTGAGATACTAAAAGAGGTTAAAAAAAGCAATCCAAAGGCATTAATTATGTGTGATACATCAGGAGTAGGAAGTGAAAGAGGGGCTCACAACCTTTATAACTGCAAGTGCAACAAATTGATTAAAGAAAGGTTAGAGAGATTCACTTTGACACAGGATATAAATGTTTTAAATGTTGAATGTGAATGTAAAAATATATGGAATGCATATATCGAAGTTGAAAATAAAAATATAGTTCCATTAGGGGATGAAAGAAAACTCCTATTATAA
- the cobK gene encoding precorrin-6A reductase, whose product MNLLLMGGTKDSVEIGKKLRDLGDLFILYTSTTDYGGKLGEEFANKVITKPLDKNELKEVIKKYNIDILVDATHPFAINASKNAIEVCKELNIKYVRFERKEEKINHPNIIYVKDFEEAARLAKKANKVFHMAGIKNLKMVVDIVGKDKVIARVLPISVSEALKILPQKQIVAMYGTFSKELNKYLIRDYNCDVIITKDSGESGGFKEKVYGALEAEAKVIVVERPKIDYPVCFDDIDELIKYIANLKI is encoded by the coding sequence ATGAACCTACTGTTAATGGGAGGAACTAAGGATAGTGTTGAAATTGGTAAAAAGCTTAGGGATTTGGGAGATTTATTTATTTTATACACTTCAACAACTGATTATGGTGGAAAATTAGGGGAGGAATTTGCCAACAAAGTGATAACAAAACCTTTAGATAAAAATGAGTTGAAAGAGGTTATAAAGAAATATAATATAGATATTTTAGTCGATGCCACTCATCCATTTGCAATAAATGCAAGCAAAAATGCCATTGAAGTTTGTAAAGAGCTTAATATAAAGTATGTAAGATTTGAGAGAAAAGAGGAAAAGATAAATCATCCAAATATAATATATGTTAAAGATTTTGAAGAAGCTGCAAGATTGGCTAAAAAAGCAAATAAAGTCTTTCACATGGCAGGAATTAAGAATTTAAAGATGGTTGTTGATATTGTTGGGAAAGATAAGGTTATAGCAAGAGTTCTCCCTATATCTGTAAGTGAGGCATTAAAGATTTTACCTCAAAAGCAGATTGTAGCTATGTATGGGACTTTTTCTAAGGAGCTTAACAAATATTTAATAAGGGATTATAACTGTGATGTGATAATAACTAAAGATAGTGGGGAGAGTGGGGGTTTTAAAGAGAAAGTTTATGGGGCTTTAGAAGCTGAAGCCAAGGTTATAGTTGTTGAAAGACCTAAAATTGATTATCCAGTTTGTTTTGATGATATAGATGAGCTTATAAAATACATAGCTAATTTAAAAATTTAA
- a CDS encoding DNA cytosine methyltransferase, whose product MNVIDLFSGCGGFSKGFLDENFRILGAIENFKPVVKTYLYNIKAPVWMDDIKRIPPKAFDEFIKNEKVDVIIGSPPCEPFTKANKLIKDNPLDRLYKDKVGRLVLYYIDYVNYFTQRNDDLIFVMENVPQIKEIKDELKKLFGDIGHKVYFNILRAEDYGNPSKRARMFISNIKLKPKKVDKLVVVEEALKDIPKDAKNHEIKKLSKEKVEMISKLKWGEALYRYRGKKKLMFNWYKLHPKKLAPTVKGRSRFIHPYEDRLLTVREQARLMSYPDDFVFFGGRDVQYNQIGESVPPILGRAIAKEIKKQL is encoded by the coding sequence ATGAATGTTATTGATTTATTCTCTGGATGTGGAGGTTTTTCAAAAGGTTTTTTAGATGAAAACTTCAGAATTTTGGGAGCTATAGAGAACTTTAAGCCAGTTGTTAAAACTTATTTATACAATATAAAAGCCCCTGTCTGGATGGATGATATAAAGAGGATTCCTCCGAAAGCGTTTGATGAATTTATAAAAAATGAGAAAGTTGATGTAATTATCGGCTCTCCTCCATGTGAGCCATTTACAAAGGCAAATAAATTAATTAAAGACAATCCATTAGATAGATTATATAAAGACAAAGTTGGTAGGTTAGTTTTGTATTATATAGATTATGTCAATTACTTTACACAAAGAAATGATGATTTAATATTTGTTATGGAAAATGTTCCACAAATTAAAGAAATTAAGGATGAACTAAAAAAGTTGTTTGGAGATATAGGGCATAAGGTTTATTTTAATATATTAAGAGCAGAGGATTATGGAAATCCATCAAAAAGAGCGAGAATGTTTATTTCAAATATAAAATTAAAGCCAAAGAAAGTTGATAAACTTGTTGTTGTAGAAGAAGCTTTAAAAGACATTCCAAAAGACGCAAAAAATCATGAAATTAAAAAGTTATCTAAAGAAAAAGTAGAGATGATTTCAAAATTAAAGTGGGGTGAGGCATTATATAGATATAGAGGAAAGAAAAAGTTAATGTTTAATTGGTATAAGTTGCATCCTAAAAAATTAGCTCCAACTGTTAAAGGAAGGAGCAGGTTTATCCACCCTTATGAAGATAGGTTATTAACTGTAAGAGAACAGGCAAGATTGATGAGTTATCCTGATGATTTTGTATTCTTTGGAGGAAGAGATGTTCAGTATAATCAAATTGGAGAAAGTGTTCCTCCGATACTGGGTAGGGCTATAGCTAAAGAAATCAAAAAACAGTTATAA
- a CDS encoding adenylosuccinate synthetase, with protein MTCTIIVGGQWGDEGKGKIISYICDKDKPSIIARGGVGPNAGHTVNIGGKSYGIRMIPTGFPYKEAKLAIGAGVLVDPEVLLKEVEMLKDFNVKERLIVDYRCGIIEEKHKIMDRKDEHLAKEIGTTGSGCGPANVDRVLRILKQAKDIEELKEFLGDVSEEVNNALDRGENVLIEGTQGTLLSLYYGTYPYVTSKDTTASSFAADVGIGPTKVDEVIVVFKTFPTRVGAGPFPTEMSLEEAESLGIVEYGTVTGRRRRVGYFDFELARKACRLNGATQIALTGLDKYDKECYGVTEYNKLSEKAKEFINKIEEVTGVPVTIISTGPEMHQTIDLRNEL; from the coding sequence TTGACTTGCACCATTATTGTTGGAGGACAATGGGGAGATGAAGGAAAAGGAAAGATAATAAGCTATATTTGTGATAAAGACAAGCCATCAATTATTGCAAGAGGAGGAGTAGGACCAAACGCTGGGCATACTGTAAATATTGGTGGAAAAAGTTATGGAATTAGAATGATACCTACAGGATTCCCATACAAAGAGGCAAAGTTGGCTATAGGGGCTGGTGTTTTGGTAGATCCAGAAGTTTTGTTAAAAGAGGTAGAGATGCTTAAAGACTTTAATGTTAAAGAGAGATTGATTGTAGATTATAGATGTGGAATTATTGAAGAGAAGCATAAAATTATGGACAGAAAAGATGAGCACTTGGCTAAAGAGATTGGAACTACTGGAAGCGGCTGTGGCCCTGCAAACGTTGATAGAGTGTTGAGGATTTTAAAGCAGGCAAAGGATATTGAAGAGCTTAAAGAATTTTTAGGAGATGTCTCTGAAGAGGTTAATAATGCATTGGATAGAGGAGAAAATGTTTTAATTGAAGGAACACAGGGAACTTTACTCTCTTTATATTATGGAACCTATCCTTATGTAACATCCAAGGATACAACAGCTTCATCATTTGCCGCTGATGTTGGAATCGGCCCTACAAAAGTTGATGAGGTTATAGTTGTCTTTAAAACCTTCCCTACAAGAGTTGGTGCTGGGCCATTTCCAACTGAAATGTCATTAGAAGAGGCAGAGAGCTTGGGAATTGTTGAGTATGGAACAGTTACTGGAAGAAGGAGAAGAGTTGGCTATTTTGACTTTGAATTAGCAAGGAAAGCTTGTAGGTTGAATGGAGCAACACAGATTGCTTTAACTGGATTAGATAAATACGATAAAGAGTGTTATGGAGTAACTGAATATAATAAGCTAAGTGAAAAAGCTAAAGAATTTATAAACAAGATTGAAGAAGTTACTGGAGTTCCAGTAACTATAATCTCCACAGGTCCAGAAATGCACCAAACAATTGATTTAAGAAATGAGCTATAA
- a CDS encoding 16S rRNA (pseudouridine(914)-N(1))-methyltransferase Nep1 has product MTYNIILAKSALELIPEEIKNKIRKSRVYKYDILDSNYHYKAMEKLKDKEMRGRPDIIHISLLNILDSPINHEKKLNIYIHTYDDKVLKINPETRLPRNYFRFLGVMEKVLKGERNHLIKMEEKTLEDLLNEINAKKIAIMTKTGKLTHPKLLKEYDTFIIGGFPYGKLKINKEKVFGDIKEISIYNKGLMAWTVCGIICYSLSF; this is encoded by the coding sequence ATGACATATAATATAATTTTAGCTAAATCAGCTCTTGAACTAATCCCAGAAGAGATAAAAAATAAAATAAGAAAGTCCAGAGTTTATAAATATGATATTTTGGATTCTAACTATCACTATAAGGCAATGGAAAAACTAAAAGATAAAGAGATGAGAGGAAGACCAGATATCATCCACATATCACTTTTAAATATATTAGATAGTCCAATAAATCATGAAAAAAAGCTAAACATCTATATTCATACTTATGACGATAAGGTTTTAAAAATAAATCCTGAAACAAGATTGCCAAGGAATTACTTTAGGTTTTTGGGAGTTATGGAAAAGGTTTTAAAAGGAGAAAGAAATCATTTAATAAAAATGGAAGAAAAAACGTTAGAAGATTTATTAAACGAGATAAATGCTAAAAAAATAGCTATAATGACCAAAACTGGGAAATTAACTCATCCAAAGCTTTTAAAGGAATATGATACTTTTATAATAGGCGGATTCCCGTATGGAAAGTTAAAAATTAATAAAGAAAAAGTTTTTGGAGATATTAAGGAAATCTCCATTTATAATAAAGGTTTAATGGCTTGGACTGTTTGTGGGATAATTTGCTATTCATTAAGCTTTTAA
- a CDS encoding CBS domain-containing protein, translated as MSKFVKLHLVRTLNKYKELQKIRVKDVMISGDVIITTPEKTIKEIFDEMIKHNISGMPVVDDRGVMIGFITLREIRKYMTSHPYLNVGEVMLKNPPYTTADEDIITAFEKMIESNKKLDQLPVINTKYPEKILGKLEGIIFMEDIIKLLYENIIKELKTLVSFYNHNTEIKIKY; from the coding sequence ATGTCAAAATTCGTGAAACTACACTTAGTAAGAACCCTTAATAAATATAAAGAGCTACAAAAAATTAGGGTAAAAGATGTAATGATATCTGGTGACGTAATCATAACAACTCCTGAAAAAACGATAAAGGAAATATTTGATGAAATGATTAAACACAACATTAGCGGAATGCCTGTAGTTGATGATAGGGGGGTAATGATTGGATTTATTACACTAAGAGAAATTAGAAAGTATATGACAAGTCATCCATATCTTAATGTGGGGGAGGTTATGCTAAAAAATCCTCCTTATACTACTGCTGATGAAGATATAATTACAGCCTTTGAAAAAATGATAGAATCCAATAAGAAATTAGACCAATTGCCAGTAATCAATACAAAATATCCTGAAAAAATTCTTGGTAAATTGGAAGGCATTATTTTTATGGAGGATATTATAAAATTGCTCTATGAAAATATTATAAAAGAGTTAAAAACTCTTGTAAGTTTCTACAATCACAATACTGAGATTAAGATAAAATATTAA